One region of Candidatus Melainabacteria bacterium genomic DNA includes:
- a CDS encoding ABC transporter substrate-binding protein, whose product MLYRIKFFLFSLFLSSQLSALSSQLSVQTSYFKSKTIKINGVDYKQVQYPVGKFGGTLNQSIYGSGPKTFNIWASTDATSSEVGRLMFDSLFDTDPITGEVIPHLAKSYEIKDEGKTIIVKLREGIKWSDGIPITSDDVVFTWNKIVFTGLEGGGFQSLCLIDGKYPSVKKINDTTVEFMTHVVFAPFLRQVGYQVAPKHILEPVILKAGKDAKEIFLSFWGTETKPEDFVTSGPFKLKRYVQGQRIEFVRNPNYFVINSKSEKLPYLNKIIYTIIQDQSLELFKFLASEIDIISVRGEDVSLVKRLEKKNKFKIINLGPSSGTEFLVFNLSKNKWFNNLYFRKAISHAIDRLSIVDNVLAGVGKPLFTSESLASIYLNKKFAGGYSQDLNLSREFLKKGGFNWNSNGRLIDEKNQTVEFTILTNAENITRQAISVIIQDDLKKLGIKVNLRPLDFNTLIGRSDSGNWEAIIIGFTGGFFEPNDGANVWKLNGRLHLFDSSEHKPRDWEIEIDKIFNEATKYIDFQRRKKLYDIFQEVVYDKLPFIYLESPLRIVAIQNGLGNIFPTIYGGALHNLESIYKK is encoded by the coding sequence TTGTTATACCGGATTAAATTTTTTCTTTTTTCCTTATTTCTCAGCTCTCAGCTCTCGGCTCTCAGCTCTCAGCTTTCTGTACAAACCTCTTATTTCAAATCCAAAACTATAAAAATAAATGGAGTTGACTATAAACAAGTTCAATATCCAGTTGGTAAGTTTGGTGGGACACTAAATCAAAGCATATATGGATCAGGCCCTAAGACTTTTAACATCTGGGCTTCTACTGATGCAACAAGCAGTGAAGTTGGAAGATTAATGTTTGATAGCTTGTTTGATACAGATCCAATAACTGGTGAAGTTATACCTCATCTTGCAAAGAGCTATGAAATAAAAGATGAAGGAAAAACAATTATTGTAAAACTAAGAGAAGGTATTAAGTGGTCTGACGGTATTCCAATTACAAGTGATGATGTAGTTTTTACCTGGAACAAAATTGTTTTTACTGGCTTAGAAGGTGGTGGATTTCAATCACTTTGTCTTATAGATGGAAAATATCCTTCTGTAAAAAAAATTAATGATACGACAGTTGAGTTTATGACTCATGTTGTATTTGCGCCTTTCTTAAGACAAGTTGGATATCAAGTTGCACCAAAACATATACTTGAACCTGTAATTTTAAAAGCTGGGAAAGATGCAAAAGAAATCTTTTTAAGTTTTTGGGGAACAGAAACAAAACCAGAAGATTTTGTTACAAGCGGCCCGTTTAAATTAAAACGTTATGTTCAAGGACAAAGAATTGAATTTGTTAGAAATCCTAATTATTTTGTAATAAATTCTAAAAGTGAAAAACTCCCGTATTTAAATAAGATTATTTATACAATTATTCAAGACCAAAGTTTAGAACTTTTTAAATTTTTAGCAAGTGAAATAGACATTATCTCGGTTAGAGGAGAAGATGTTTCACTAGTAAAAAGATTAGAAAAGAAAAACAAATTTAAAATTATTAATTTAGGTCCTAGCTCTGGCACAGAGTTTCTAGTATTTAACTTATCTAAAAACAAGTGGTTTAACAATCTTTACTTTAGAAAAGCAATCTCACATGCTATAGATAGACTAAGCATTGTTGACAATGTTTTAGCTGGTGTAGGTAAACCATTATTTACCTCAGAATCTTTAGCATCAATTTATTTAAACAAAAAATTTGCAGGTGGATATTCACAAGATCTAAATCTGTCAAGAGAATTTTTAAAAAAAGGAGGATTTAATTGGAATAGTAACGGGAGATTAATTGACGAAAAGAATCAAACGGTTGAATTTACTATTCTTACAAATGCTGAAAATATCACAAGACAAGCAATTAGTGTAATTATCCAAGATGATTTAAAAAAACTTGGCATTAAAGTAAACTTAAGACCACTTGACTTTAATACTTTAATCGGGAGATCAGACTCTGGTAATTGGGAAGCAATTATTATTGGGTTTACTGGGGGATTCTTTGAACCTAATGATGGTGCAAATGTATGGAAATTAAATGGCAGGCTACACCTTTTTGATTCTTCAGAGCACAAACCTAGAGATTGGGAAATTGAAATAGATAAAATTTTTAATGAAGCAACAAAATATATTGATTTTCAAAGAAGGAAAAAACTTTACGACATCTTTCAAGAAGTTGTTTATGATAAGTTGCCTTTCATTTATCTTGAATCTCCTCTAAGGATAGTAGCTATACAAAATGGTTTAGGTAATATTTTTCCTACAATTTATGGTGGTGCTTTACACAATTTAGAAAGTATTTACAAAAAATAG
- the groES gene encoding co-chaperone GroES produces the protein MTLATATKKTLKPLQDKVIVQKVEPEEKTSGGIVLPDTAKEKPQEGKVIAVGPGAVDDKGQRKPMDVKEGDHVLYAKYSGTEVKINGEEYLILSERDILAIVK, from the coding sequence ATTACCTTGGCTACAGCAACAAAGAAAACATTAAAACCATTACAAGATAAAGTCATAGTTCAAAAAGTTGAACCTGAAGAAAAAACTTCAGGTGGAATTGTTCTACCTGATACTGCAAAAGAAAAACCACAAGAAGGTAAAGTAATAGCAGTTGGTCCTGGTGCAGTTGACGACAAAGGACAAAGAAAACCAATGGATGTCAAGGAAGGGGATCATGTACTTTATGCAAAGTATAGTGGTACAGAAGTAAAAATTAATGGCGAAGAATATTTAATACTCTCTGAAAGAGATATTCTAGCTATAGTTAAATAA
- the groL gene encoding chaperonin GroEL (60 kDa chaperone family; promotes refolding of misfolded polypeptides especially under stressful conditions; forms two stacked rings of heptamers to form a barrel-shaped 14mer; ends can be capped by GroES; misfolded proteins enter the barrel where they are refolded when GroES binds): MAKQIIFNEEARRALERGVDAVADTIRITLGPAGRNVVLEKKFGAPQIVNDGVTIAKEIELKDPVENAGAQLVREVASKTNDVAGDGTTTAGLLAQAIIKEGLKNVAAGANPIQLKKGIDEATKIAVEEIKKISQPVKDNQSIAQVATIAAGNDPEVGKMIAQAMDKVGKDGVITVEESKKLVDTELEVVEGMQFDKGYISPYFVNDQERMESVLEEPYILCVDKKINLLADMIPLLEKVARAGKPLLVISEDVEGEALATLVVNNLRQVLKCCAVKAPGFGDRRKAMLEDIAILTGGQFISEDTGSKLENVTIEMLGKARKVVVNKDKTTIVASDATKADVKKRITQIEKEIEKSDSDYDKEKLQERKAKLAGGVAVLKVGAATETELKDRKLKLEDALNATKAAVEEGTVPGGGLTPLAISKILRKEAEKHQGDIRTGIELVARAFLAPLRQIADNAGLSGEVVVEKVQSYNDGLTGFNAETGKFEDLRKAGVIDPAKVTRSAIQNAASIGSMFLLTEALVVDLPEKKEPMPAMPGGGMGDY; the protein is encoded by the coding sequence ATGGCTAAACAAATTATATTTAATGAAGAAGCACGCAGAGCACTAGAAAGAGGTGTAGATGCTGTTGCTGATACTATAAGAATTACACTTGGTCCAGCAGGACGAAATGTAGTCTTAGAAAAGAAATTTGGTGCACCACAAATTGTAAATGATGGTGTAACCATAGCAAAAGAAATTGAGTTAAAAGACCCGGTAGAAAATGCAGGTGCTCAATTAGTTAGAGAAGTTGCTAGTAAGACAAATGATGTTGCTGGTGATGGAACTACTACTGCAGGACTTCTTGCTCAAGCAATTATTAAAGAAGGACTTAAAAATGTTGCTGCAGGTGCAAATCCTATTCAGTTAAAAAAAGGGATTGACGAGGCAACAAAAATAGCTGTTGAAGAAATTAAAAAGATTTCTCAGCCAGTTAAAGACAACCAGTCAATTGCTCAAGTAGCAACTATTGCAGCAGGCAATGATCCAGAAGTTGGAAAAATGATTGCTCAAGCAATGGACAAGGTTGGTAAAGACGGTGTTATAACTGTTGAAGAGTCAAAGAAACTAGTTGACACTGAGCTTGAAGTAGTTGAAGGAATGCAATTTGACAAAGGTTATATCTCACCTTACTTTGTAAATGATCAAGAAAGAATGGAATCTGTTCTTGAAGAACCATACATCTTATGCGTTGACAAGAAAATAAACCTTCTTGCTGACATGATTCCACTACTTGAAAAAGTAGCAAGAGCTGGAAAGCCGTTACTTGTTATTTCTGAAGATGTAGAAGGTGAAGCACTTGCAACACTTGTAGTAAATAACTTAAGACAAGTTCTAAAGTGTTGTGCAGTAAAAGCTCCAGGCTTTGGCGATAGAAGAAAAGCAATGTTAGAAGACATTGCAATTTTAACTGGTGGACAATTTATTAGTGAAGACACTGGCTCAAAGCTTGAAAATGTAACAATTGAAATGCTTGGTAAAGCAAGAAAAGTAGTTGTTAATAAGGACAAAACTACAATTGTTGCATCAGATGCTACAAAAGCTGATGTTAAAAAGCGTATCACCCAGATTGAAAAAGAAATTGAAAAATCTGACAGTGACTACGATAAAGAAAAACTTCAAGAAAGAAAAGCAAAGCTAGCAGGAGGTGTTGCAGTACTAAAAGTTGGTGCAGCAACAGAAACTGAGTTAAAAGATCGTAAACTCAAACTGGAAGATGCACTAAATGCAACAAAAGCTGCAGTTGAAGAAGGAACAGTACCTGGAGGTGGTTTAACACCACTTGCTATCAGCAAAATCTTACGTAAAGAAGCTGAGAAACATCAAGGTGATATAAGAACAGGTATTGAACTTGTTGCAAGAGCTTTTCTTGCTCCTCTTAGGCAAATTGCTGATAATGCTGGCCTTTCTGGTGAAGTTGTTGTAGAAAAAGTTCAAAGCTACAACGATGGGCTTACTGGATTTAATGCTGAAACTGGAAAATTTGAAGACTTACGTAAAGCAGGTGTTATTGATCCAGCTAAGGTAACCAGATCTGCAATTCAGAATGCTGCTTCAATTGGCTCAATGTTCTTGCTAACTGAAGCCCTAGTAGTAGATCTTCCTGAAAAGAAAGAACCAATGCCAGCAATGCCAGGCGGTGGAATGGGAGATTATTAA